The window GCTTGCGCATCGCCGCGAGCGTCCGGCTTTTCACGGTGCCGAGCGGAAGGCCGGTCAGGCCGGCTATCTCGGCCTGGGTGTAGCCGCCGTAGTAGGCAAGCAGCAGGATCTCCCGTTGCTCCGGAGGCAGCGACTTCAGCGAGTCGCGGGTGCGCTGGGCACGCAGGCGCATCCAGGCCTCTTCATCCGGGCCGGGACCGGCGACCGCCACTTCGAGCAGAGCCTGTTCCGAGGCGAGTCGTTTGCGGCGCGGCGCCTCGCGTCTGAGAACGTCGATCGACTTGTGGTGCGTGACGGACATCAGCCAGGTGCTGACTGCGCCGCGTGCCGGGTCGTAGCCGGTGCCCTTCCACAGCGCGGTGAACACCTGCTGGACCACGTCCTCCGCCAGCTGACGGTCATCGAGGATGCGGCGGGCCAGGGCGAAGCACGCACCGCCGTAACGCCGGTAGAGCGCCTCCAGCGCGCGATCGTCCCCGCGGTTGACCGCTTGGAGCAACTCGGCATCCTCGAGCGAGGTCGCCGACATGCCACCACTGTGGCGCAGATTCCGCTTCGCGTCGCGGCTCAGGCCTCCCATATCTGAGGTATTCGTCAGGACCGGCTGTCCGGTTCGACCGGGTGGGCCGCTCCGTACACTGGGACCGCCGGTCCGCGGCCGTTCATCCTGATCAGAGGCGTTCGGTGAGCCCAAGTTCCCTGCCCGAAGGCGTTCGCGCGCTCCTGCTCGAAAGCGTGCACCCCGATGCGGTCCCTGTGCTCGAAGCCGCCGGAGTTGCGGTCGACCAGGTCGCCGGCGCGCTCGATCCCGAGGAGCTGGCCGGACGGCTCGGCGGCGTACATCTGTTGGGTATTCGGTCGAAGACCGAGGTGAGTGCGGCGGTCATCGATGCTGCGCCGGACCTGCTGGCGGTCGGTGCGTTCTGCATCGGCACCAACCAGATCGATCTCAAAGCCGCGTCGGAGCGCGGCATCGCGGTCTTCAACGCACCGTTCTCGAACACTCGCAGCGTGGTCGAGCTCGCGATCGCCGAGATCATCGCTCTGACCCGCCGGCTCACCGACAAGAGCGCCGACCT is drawn from Mycobacteriales bacterium and contains these coding sequences:
- a CDS encoding sigma-70 family RNA polymerase sigma factor, with amino-acid sequence MSATSLEDAELLQAVNRGDDRALEALYRRYGGACFALARRILDDRQLAEDVVQQVFTALWKGTGYDPARGAVSTWLMSVTHHKSIDVLRREAPRRKRLASEQALLEVAVAGPGPDEEAWMRLRAQRTRDSLKSLPPEQREILLLAYYGGYTQAEIAGLTGLPLGTVKSRTLAAMRK